A window of Gambusia affinis linkage group LG03, SWU_Gaff_1.0, whole genome shotgun sequence contains these coding sequences:
- the LOC122827775 gene encoding ankyrin repeat domain-containing protein 31-like, translating into MNESSALCNASDEAEMDEEVMLSDQESVSLLQDLPAFQSRTSDISGSHEIKNKLELNQQKRGKLKSCRGEKSASSSRSAKVPTEKMLHKRNEKGETLLHKACRRKDLPKVKMLLQAGISVNMEDYAGWTPLHEACVSGDEAVVEELLRAGANVNAQSCEGVTPLHDAVYSGHLQVVKLLLENGSIPADQNVGGKSLLDMAKDSSMKELLMSFQTSCKGQRKSGEGATPCGEPVVSVPDFHPRESGDTGGESTDVQLKRINNFRAVQSSSEVVSALLEDAGRKQAEMSTWPLKDLKDVGKWKKVLLQIQNVLMDVLIKQRLEKNDLTHKFKVVSHHLCHRVLKNQFLCLASNQRHLVQLLQKQMQLEEAFTTTKAKISVQSLNHQVSVAAPTLPDLQSEEAGRWRNGPQTRAALQFFSKMKGRNALIQRGANDDGGGLRQLVQSGVLPKGSDLHLTLKGKQHVAQVLSGGVIMSKGKSYRAPEFWLESILGNNIPVSSMYALNKMTFRDKPLSYYLLNSEAKQNLSDIRLHADKDDSTEPEPSLESVDPYQLLRRIRIIHLVTPEEMIPNALMDLYWDKLMKQDQEEFDNWELEL; encoded by the exons ATGAATGAAAGCAGCGCCCTTTG TAATGCTTCTGATGAGGCTGAGATGGATGAAGAGGTGATGCTTTCAGACCAGGAATCTGTCAGTTTGCTGCAGGATCTTCCTGCTTTCCAAAGCAGAACATCTGACATTTCAGGTTCTCATGagatcaaaaacaaactggagcTGAATCAGCAAaaaagagggaaactgaagTCCTGCAGAGGTGAAAAGTCTGCGTCTTCATCACGATCAG CAAAAGTTCCAACTGAAAAGATGCTTCACAAGAGAAACGAGAAGGGAGAGACTCTTCTTCACAAAGCGTGTCGGAGGAAAGATCTGCCTAAAGTCAAGATGCTCCTTCAGGCTGGAATCAGCGTCAACATGGAGGATTATGCAG GATGGACGCCTCTGCATGAGGCCTGCGTTTCTGGAGACGAGGCTGtggtggaggagctgctgagggCTGGCGCTAACGTTAACGCTCAGAGCTGTGAGGGTGTCACACCGCTGCATGACGCTGTTTACAGTGGACACCTCCAG GTTGTGAAGCTCCTCCTTGAGAACGGATCAATCCCTGCCGACCAGAACGTTGGTGGAAAAAGTTTGTTGGACATGGCCAAGGACAGTAGTATGAAAGAGCTGCTCATGAGTTTCCAAACATCCTGCAAAGGCCAGAGGAAGTCTGGCGAAGGGGCAACACCATGCGGAGAACCAG ttgtCAGTGTTCCAGACTTTCATCCAAGAGAGTCGGGTGATACAGGCGGAGAATCTACTGATGTTCAGCTGAAACGGATAAATAAT TTCAGAGCAGTTCAGAGCAGTTCAGAGGTGGTTTCAGCGCTTCTGGAGGATGCAGGGAGGAAACAAGCAGAAATGTCAACTTGGCCTCTGAAAGATCTCAAGGATGTTG ggaaatggaaaaaagttttgttgCAGATCCAAAACGTTCTGATGGACGTTCTCATCAAGCAGCGTTTAGAGAAGAACGATCTGACCCACAAATTCAA GGTTGTGTCTCACCACCTTTGCCACCGAGTCCTGAAAAATCAGTTCTTGTGTCTGGCTTCAAATCAGAGACATTtggtgcagctcctccagaaacAAATGCAACTGGAAGAAGCTTTCACTACAACAAAGGCTAAAATTTCAGTTCAGTCCTTGAATCATCAGGTCAGCGTTGCTGCTCCCACTCTCCCTGACCTGCAGAGTGAGGAAGCCGGTAGATGGAGAAATGGTCCACAAACCAGAGCCgctttgcagtttttctccaagatgAAAGGAAGGAATGCGTTGATACAAAGAGGGGCTAACGATGATGGTGGAGGTCTGCGTCAGCTCGTACAGAGCGGAGTATTGCCCAAGGGCAGCGATTTACATCTGACATTAAAG GGTAAGCAGCATGTTGCGCAGGTTCTCTCTGGTGGAGTAATAATGAGCAAAGGGAAGTCATATCGGGCTCCAGAGTTCTGGCTGGAATCCATTCTTGGTAATAACATCCCTGTCAGCTCCATGTATGCGCTGAACAAG ATGACTTTCAGAGACAAACCCTTGTCTTACTACTTGCTGAACTCAgaggcaaaacaaaatctgtctgACATCCGTCTTCATGCTGACAAAGATGATTCTACTGAACCGGAGCCGAGTTTAG AATCAGTGGACCCATATCAGCTCTTACGAAGAATTCGTATTATCCATCTGGTGACCCCTGAGGAGATGATTCCAAACGCTCTGATGGATTTGTACTGGGACAAACTCATGAAGCAAGACCAAGAAGAGTTTGACAACTGGGAGCTTGAACTCTAG